The window CAAGAGGCGAGGCCCGAAGAGGAAGCCGACGCGGAGTGGGTCACCTATCGGGAGAAGATCAGTCACAGCACGGACTCCTCGGACTCGATTCGCTGGCGGATGGAGTTCATGCTGCGCAGTCTTCTCAGCCAGCATCCCCAGATCCGGCTCAAAGACAATCAGCGCGGGTTTACTTACGTCCAGAAGCTTGCAGTGTTCCGCCGAGACGTAGCCCGTTGCCAGCTCAAGATCAAGTGCGATAGCGCCGCGCTTACTTGGGATAACTGGCATTGCGATCATCGCGTTGCGTGGAGCAAAGGCGGGCTCACAACCGTGGAGAACGGCCAGGCCGCCTGTCCGCCCTGCAATCTATCCAAGGGCGCCGAGGCGGCCGCCTAACAAGCCAATGGAGCCGACGTCCCTTGCGCTGGCGGTGCGCCACGTTCCGGTGGCATCCTCGGCGCAGCGCCGAGCGGCGGTCGCGCTCCTCAGGTCGGGCTGCGGCTCATCGGCGAGCCGTTGGGCATCACCAGCATGACAACCACCGCATTTTCTTACGACGATCTTTTCCGAGATTTTCGCAATTACCTTCTGGAATGGAACCCAACATCGACTCACGAAATTACGCGATCGATTAAGGACTATTTCAACGAGAAGTACTCTGACGAATACTCAGTCTTATGCAGCCAGGCCAACGGGAGCGAATTTCTCCTTGACGTAATGGTTACGACGTTTGATCCAAAGGCGATCATTGAGATAAATACGCTCAATATTTCGGCAGATGATTTCAGCGTCTTGATCGGCGTTGAGTCTGAACTTGGTGGCGTTGGCGCATCGTCAGCCTATGGTGTTATGAAAAATGTGGTCGAAGATTACCTAAAACTGTTGTTAGCCAACGCTCGCCATCGAGTTATGGTCTTCACCTCTCTTCCTTATGCGAAGGAAGAAAACCATATCGAGTCAAGAATAGAAACCCTTAGAGTGATCTATCAAAGAACCACCGGTGTTTCTGGAGGCGCACTCCTTATCCATCTGGCTGGCTCTCAGCCAAGATCAACTCAAGTTCAAGCACAGGTTTCTGCAACCTCAATCCGGGGATATATTGTCTCGTCGGACGGTAAGTCGGTAGCAGAGTTAAATTCGTCAAGCTGTTGAAAGGAGGAAAAAGCCGTGAAGAAAATATCGCTCTTAGTTGTTATCGTTTCACTGCTCACCGCTTGTGGAGGAGGCGAATTTGAAGCTGAAGCAAAGAAAGCAGTTCTCGGCAGGCTTAAAGACCCAGGCTCTGCGAAGTTCGGAAAATTTACCCAAATCAATGAGAAAAGCGCTTGCTTTACTGTGAATGCTCGCAACTCTATGGGTGGCTACACCGGCGATCAGCAGGCACTGCTAAGAAAACTTGAAAATGCGTGGGTCGTTATAAGTATCGACAACTGGAGTCACGACCTCTGCATTGACTGGATGAAGAACCCCTCAAATGGATAGCGCGCAAATGCCCAACCCGGCAGTCCACACGGACGCTGCGCGATAATGCCGCGCAGCGCCGGTGAATTCTACGTTGGGCATGAGCAGATTGACCACGGATAGCCATTGGAGTACCCTAACAGCATGGCACTACTTGATGACATCCGCGTGAAGATCGCTGCACGGCATTACGAATTCTCGAAGCACGCCGTAGATCAGACGATCATACGGGACATCAGCGTCGCCGAGCTGGAAGAGGCGATATCGAATCGAAGCGAGGTGATTGAGGACTATCCCGAGGACAAGTATTGGCCAAGCTGCCTGGTCCTGGGATTCACAGGTGGTGGCCGGCCACTGCACATTCAATGCAGCTACCCATCCCGGCCGCTGATCAAGATCGTCACGGTTTACGAGCCCGATCCGGACATCTGGA is drawn from Candidatus Methylomirabilis limnetica and contains these coding sequences:
- a CDS encoding DUF4258 domain-containing protein; amino-acid sequence: MALLDDIRVKIAARHYEFSKHAVDQTIIRDISVAELEEAISNRSEVIEDYPEDKYWPSCLVLGFTGGGRPLHIQCSYPSRPLIKIVTVYEPDPDIWIDFRIRKTD